Proteins encoded by one window of Companilactobacillus ginsenosidimutans:
- a CDS encoding flavodoxin, with amino-acid sequence MANESVVVYYSNSGITKKAAEKIAYKTDSDMMGIHPKDAFPTDYQALTDFVQEEIADNKLPELDKKYDVSKYSTIFLGFPTWYERPPLLIDEFLKKTKIAKKDIIPFTTSGSSSIDVSVPFIEKICRKRGAVLVDGFTANDSSDVEKFLNDYLEKE; translated from the coding sequence ATGGCAAACGAAAGTGTCGTAGTATATTACTCCAACTCAGGCATTACCAAAAAAGCAGCTGAAAAGATTGCTTACAAGACTGATTCAGATATGATGGGTATTCATCCAAAGGATGCATTCCCTACTGACTACCAAGCCTTAACCGATTTTGTACAAGAAGAAATCGCTGATAATAAATTACCCGAATTGGACAAGAAATATGATGTATCGAAGTATTCAACTATTTTTCTTGGATTTCCAACATGGTATGAGCGTCCACCTTTATTAATTGATGAGTTTTTGAAGAAAACTAAGATTGCTAAAAAGGATATTATTCCTTTTACTACTAGTGGTTCTAGTTCGATTGATGTTAGTGTGCCTTTTATTGAGAAGATTTGTCGTAAACGTGGTGCTGTGCTTGTTGATGGGTTTACGGCTAATGATTCTTCAGATGTGGAGAAGTTCTTAAACGATTATTTGGAAAAGGAGTAA